Proteins encoded in a region of the Pseudomonas sp. PDNC002 genome:
- a CDS encoding cobalamin biosynthesis protein has translation MTLVAGLGCRRGCTLDELRILLRATLAEAGLDESNLTALASATLKVDEEGLNGLAAALDLPLALFTPQQLAACDKRLSAPSESVRAATGSASVAEAAALLQAEAQGGEPARLLVGKRRSDQATCALAFIPVESEQEQP, from the coding sequence ATGACGCTGGTTGCCGGTCTCGGTTGCCGCCGAGGCTGCACGCTCGATGAGCTACGCATACTGCTGCGGGCCACGCTGGCCGAAGCGGGGCTGGACGAGTCGAACCTCACCGCGCTGGCCAGCGCCACGCTGAAAGTCGACGAAGAGGGGCTGAACGGGCTGGCCGCCGCCCTCGATCTGCCGCTGGCGCTGTTTACGCCGCAGCAATTGGCGGCCTGCGATAAGCGTCTGAGCGCCCCTTCCGAGTCCGTGCGTGCAGCCACCGGAAGCGCCAGCGTGGCCGAGGCGGCGGCATTGCTGCAGGCCGAAGCCCAGGGCGGCGAACCCGCCCGCCTGCTGGTCGGCAAGCGCCGCAGCGACCAGGCTACCTGCGCGCTGGCCTTCATCCCCGTCGAATCCGAACAGGAGCAGCCATGA
- a CDS encoding CbtA family protein — translation MIKRIAQTAGFAGLIAALVLTVVQLLWVSPLILKAETYEKAEPAAALVEENHEHAHDHAAGAVAAHEHDAEAWEPEDGWQRILSTTGGNLVVAVGFALMLAGLFTLREPGKTSEGLLWGLAGFAVFTLAPSLGLPPEVPGTAAADLTLRQTWWIGTAAATAGGLALLVFGRNWALRGIGIALLVVPHVIGAPQPEVHSSLAPESVAHEFIVASLITNAVFWAALGLVAAWLFRRFAPTA, via the coding sequence ATGATCAAACGTATCGCCCAGACCGCCGGTTTCGCCGGTCTGATCGCGGCGCTGGTGCTGACTGTTGTCCAGCTGCTGTGGGTGTCCCCGCTGATCCTCAAGGCGGAAACCTACGAGAAAGCCGAGCCGGCCGCCGCGCTGGTCGAAGAAAACCACGAGCACGCCCATGACCACGCCGCTGGCGCAGTGGCCGCCCATGAGCACGACGCGGAAGCCTGGGAGCCGGAAGACGGCTGGCAGCGCATCCTCTCCACCACCGGCGGCAACCTGGTGGTCGCGGTGGGCTTCGCCCTGATGCTGGCTGGCCTGTTCACCCTGCGCGAGCCGGGTAAGACCTCCGAAGGCCTGCTCTGGGGCCTGGCCGGTTTCGCCGTGTTCACCCTGGCGCCGTCCCTCGGTCTGCCGCCAGAGGTGCCCGGCACCGCCGCCGCCGACCTGACCCTGCGCCAGACCTGGTGGATCGGCACCGCTGCCGCCACCGCCGGCGGGCTCGCGCTGCTGGTGTTCGGCCGCAACTGGGCGCTACGTGGCATCGGTATCGCCCTGCTGGTGGTGCCGCATGTGATCGGCGCGCCGCAGCCGGAAGTGCATTCCAGCCTCGCGCCGGAAAGCGTCGCCCACGAGTTCATCGTCGCCTCGCTGATCACCAACGCGGTGTTCTGGGCGGCCCTGGGCCTTGTTGCCGCGTGGCTGTTCCGCCGGTTCGCACCGACGGCCTGA
- the cobW gene encoding cobalamin biosynthesis protein CobW, producing MKTLAKLPVTIVTGFLGAGKTTLLRHMLDNAEGRRIAVIVNEFGELGIDGEILKQCSIGCSEEEAVGRVFELANGCLCCTVQEEFFPVMRELVARRGDLDQILIETSGLALPKPLVQAFQWPEIRNACTVDAVITVVDSPAVAAGTFAAHPEQVDEQRKQDPNLDHESPLHELFEDQLASADLVVLNKADLLDADALARVRAEVAEELPPAVKIVEANSGQLPLSVLLGLNAEAELHIDSRPTHHDHEGHEDHDHDEFDSFHLDLPEVEERALLDALNALVERHAVLRIKGFVAIPGKPMRLLVQGVGKRFDKHFDRAWRSDESRSTRLVVIGQELDQAAIANELRTALA from the coding sequence ATGAAGACCCTGGCCAAACTCCCCGTCACCATCGTCACCGGCTTCCTTGGCGCCGGGAAGACCACCCTGCTCCGCCACATGCTCGACAATGCCGAAGGCCGCCGCATCGCGGTGATCGTCAACGAGTTCGGCGAGCTGGGCATCGACGGTGAAATCCTCAAGCAGTGCTCCATCGGTTGCAGCGAAGAAGAAGCGGTCGGCCGCGTCTTCGAACTGGCCAACGGCTGCCTGTGCTGCACCGTGCAGGAAGAATTCTTCCCGGTGATGCGCGAGCTGGTGGCACGCCGTGGCGACCTCGACCAGATCCTCATCGAGACCTCCGGCCTGGCCCTGCCCAAGCCGCTGGTGCAGGCCTTCCAGTGGCCGGAAATCCGCAACGCCTGCACGGTGGATGCGGTGATCACCGTGGTCGACAGCCCGGCCGTGGCCGCCGGCACCTTCGCCGCCCATCCCGAACAGGTGGACGAGCAGCGCAAGCAGGACCCGAACCTGGACCACGAATCGCCGCTGCACGAACTCTTCGAAGACCAGCTCGCCAGCGCCGACCTGGTTGTGCTGAACAAGGCCGACCTGCTCGACGCCGATGCGCTCGCCCGTGTGCGCGCCGAAGTCGCCGAGGAACTGCCGCCCGCGGTGAAGATCGTCGAAGCCAACTCCGGCCAACTGCCGCTCTCGGTATTGTTGGGCCTGAACGCCGAGGCCGAGCTGCACATCGACAGCCGCCCCACCCATCACGACCACGAAGGCCATGAAGATCACGACCATGACGAGTTCGACTCCTTCCACCTCGACCTGCCGGAAGTGGAAGAACGCGCCCTGCTCGACGCGCTGAACGCGCTGGTCGAGCGCCACGCCGTGCTGCGCATCAAGGGCTTCGTCGCCATCCCCGGCAAGCCCATGCGCCTGCTGGTGCAGGGCGTCGGCAAGCGCTTCGACAAGCACTTCGACCGCGCCTGGCGCAGCGATGAATCCCGTAGCACCCGCCTGGTGGTGATCGGCCAGGAACTGGACCAGGCCGCCATCGCCAACGAGCTGCGAACTGCCCTGGCGTGA
- a CDS encoding CbtB-domain containing protein: MSSSTLTHASSTSIPLSKRISLAVGASLLGALLVYFAGFSHIDAVHNAAHDTRHSAGFPCH; encoded by the coding sequence ATGTCCAGCAGCACCCTGACGCACGCGTCGAGCACTTCCATCCCCCTTTCCAAACGCATCAGCCTGGCCGTTGGCGCCAGCCTGCTCGGTGCGTTGCTGGTGTATTTCGCCGGCTTCTCGCACATCGATGCGGTGCACAACGCCGCCCACGATACCCGCCATAGCGCCGGTTTTCCCTGCCACTGA